AAAGGGCCGGAAGGCGATTTTGATGACTGATCTCAGTCATTGCCAGTCCGCAATGAGAAGGTTGAGTTTCGTATGTAATCAGAAAACAATTATGGATTGAAGAGAATGAAGAAAATTATGATAACCGGTGCGGCCGGTTTTATCGGGACAGCACTTTCCCGTAAATTGATTGAAGGTGGTGCTGAGGTAGTTGGACTTGATAATCTTAACGATTATTATGACCCGCAACTGAAACGGGATCGTATGGCTGCCCTGGTGGGTGGAAGTGACGCTTTTACCCATGTGAATATGGAACTCGCAGACAGAAACGCGGTTGAAAAACTGTTCAGCGATCATCAGTTTGATGCTGTAGTTAATCTGGCGGCCCAGGCAGGTGTCCGTTATTCTCTCATCAATCCTCATTCTTATGTGGATACCAATATTGTCGGCTTTGTCAATGTCCTTGAGGGATGCCGGCATAGCGGAGTGAAGCATTTTGTCTATGCCTCTTCCAGTTCCGTATACGGCGCCAATACCAGGATGCCTTTTTCGGTGCATGATAATGTCGATCATCCGGTATCCCTGTATGCCGCCAGCAAAAAATCAAATGAACTCATGGCCCATACCTACAGCCATCTTTTTGAACTGCCGACCACGGGATTGAGGTTTTTTACCGTTTACGGCCCCTGGGGGCGACCGGATATGGCTCTGTTTCTTTTTACAAAGGCCATTCTCGAAGACAGGCCGATTGACGTATTTAATCACGGCAATATGGAGCGGGATTTTACGTATATTGATGATATTGTAGAGGGAGTCTACCGGGTGATTCATAAAATCCCCAGCAGTGATCCTGATTGGAACGGAGACAATCCGGATCCGGCCAGTTCATACTGTCCTTACCGGGTTTATAATATCGGCAATAACAACAAGGAAAAACTGCTTCGTTATATTGAGGTGCTGGAGGAATGTCTTGGTAAAAAGGCGGAGAAGAATTTTATGGATATGCAACCGGGTGATGTACCGGCCACTTATGCAAATGTGGATGATCTTGTCGCCGATTTTGATTATAAACCGGCGACTACACTGGAATATGGTATTAGGAAATTTGTAGACTGGTACAAAGAGTATTATAACATCTGATACATCCTTTCTCGGATGTTTGCAACAAGGCCTGCTCTGTCATCTGACGGGTCGGGCCTTGTTTTTCCTGATTCCTTAAGAAACTCGGCCTGATAAAGCAGGCACATCTCCAGTCTGGCTGAATTTGCCGGGTGATCAGATATATTTCAATTCCGGTTCATCAGCTTGATGGCGGCACGGATAATTGAAGGTGGATCTATTCTGCTGTTTTTCCAGAGTGTTTTCTGGGGACCGTGTTCAACAAAGAAATCAGGATGACCAAGGTTACAGGTCCTGATTCCATAAAGGCCTTTGCGGCTTAACAGTTCAAGAACCGCACTGCCGAATCCTCCCTGGCGGGCATTGTCTTCAATGGTGACCACTCTCCCGCATTTATCAGCCCAGCTGCAGATCAGTGCCTCATCAAGGGGTTTGAGAAACCTCGGGTTGATTACAGCAGCACTGATGCCGACTTTTTTAAGTCCTTCGGCCGCCTCCAGGGCTGGATATACCCTGTTTCCGATGGGGAGAAGGAGCAGGTCCTCTCCCTCGAGCAGCAATTCGCCACGGCCTGTTTCAAGTTTCTGGAGATGTTTTGAGAGATTTACATTCTGTCCTCCACCCCTGGGGTACCTGACTGCGGCAGGTCCATTGTGCTGGGTAGCGGTGAAGAGCATATGTCGCAGCTCCTCCTCATCCTTTGGTGCCATAATCACTAAATTGGGAATATAACGCAGAAAGGAGAAATCAAAAACCCCATGGTGACTGGGGCCGTCATCTCCAACCACACCGCCCCGGTCAATGGCCAGGGTTACGGGCAGGTTGGGCAGGCAGATATCATGGATGATCTGATCCACCGCCCGTTGGAAAAAAGATGAGTAGATGGCGACCACCGGCTTTATTCCCTCGGTGGCGAGTCCTGCTGCAAAGGTGACCGCGTGCTGCTCCGAAATACCCACATCAAAGAGCCGGTCCGGAAATTTTTTTGCAAACGTTGTCAGGCCTGTTCCGGATACCATGGCCGCGGAGATGGCAACTATCTTTTCATCTTTTTCCGCGAGTCTGACCATTGTATCACCGAAGACCTGGGTGTATGTCACCGGTCCATCCTTGGTCTTGTGCGGTTTGCCACTGGAAATATCAAATGGTCCCAGTCCATGGAAGATATCCGGGTTTTTCTCGGCCGGTTCATATCCTTTACCTTTTTGGGTAAGAACATGGATAAGGACCGGACCCTGGGCGTTGTCCCGGACTGTTTCCAGTGTTTCCTTGAGATCAGCGATGTTGTGACCGTCAATGGGGCCGATATAATCAAATTTAAACGCCTCGAAAAGCATACCCGGTGTAAAGAAACTCTTAAAGCTTTCCTCACTTTTTCGGAGGATATTCAGGATATTTTCCCCAACATCGGAGATCTGCAGTTTTTCCACCAGATGGTCTTTGACCCGGCGCATGGTTTTTCCACTCAGTTTACGGCTGAGAAAACTGGAAAGTGCACCCACGTTTGGGGAAATGGACATTTCGTTATCATTGAGAATAACGATGAGATCCTTGTCCAGGTGGCCGGCCTGGTTGAGTCCCTCAAAGGCTATACCGGCAGTCATGGAGCCGTCACCGATAACGGCAATAGCCCGGTTACTGCTGTTCTTATAGTGCTTGGCAAGGGTTATTCCCAGCGCTGCCGAAATGGAGGTGGAACTGTGCCCTGTTTCAAAAGCGTCATATTCGCTTTCCTTGAATTTTGGAAAACCGCTGATACCCTTATATTGCCTGAGAGTAGAAAAAATTTCCCGCCTGCCGGTAATAATCTTGTGAGCATAGGATTGGTGGCCCACATCCCAGATCAGTTTATCGTTGGGTGTGTCAAAAACGGAATGCAGGGCCAGCGTCAGTTCGACGACACCGAGACTTGGCGCCAGGTGGCCTCCGTTTCTGGAAACGGTTTTTACGATAATTTCCCTGATTTCCCCCGCCAGTCTATTCAGTTCGTCAAGGGACAGGGATCGTATATCCGCCGGTGAATTGATAGTGTCCAGAAGGGGTGCCGGGTATGATTGTGGTGATAATAGCATGGCAATTCAATATGGTCTCAGTGACTTCTTGTGTAGATATAGTTTGCCAGTTCCCGTAACGGGTCGGCCTTATGGTCAAAATTCTCCAGTGAGGCGAGTGCTTCCTGCACGGCTTCCCGGGCTTTTTCCCGACTCTTGTCAATACCGAAAAAGGAAGGATAGGTTGCCTTCCCACGGTCGTCATCACTTCCAGCAGCTTTTCCAAGCTGTTCAGTCGTAGCTGTGGCATTGAGCAGATCGTCAACGATCTGAAAAGCCAGTCCTATTTTGTCTCCATAAAGTGTGAGTCTTTCGATCTCTTCCCCTGATGCACCACCTCCGACAGCTCCGGCATGTACAGAGCAGGTGATAAGTGCTCCTGTCTTATTCTTATGGATAGCTCTCAGGGTTGCAAAAGGAAACTCGGTATTCTCGTTTGCTATATCAAGAGCCTGGCCTCCAACCATGCCCATCGGGCCGGCCCCCTCGCAATAATATTAATAATGGTAATTCTTTTGTTCGCAGAAATCCGGGTTGTCTCCTGGCCACTGAGTAGATCAAAAGCCCATGTCAACAGGCTGTCACCGGCGAGAATGGCTCCGGCTTCTCCGAAAATCGTGTGATTGGTGGGTTTTCCCCGCCTGAGTTTATCATCGTCCATGGCCGGAAGATCGTCATGGATAAGTGAATATGTATGGATACATTCCAGGGCGCAGGCGACGGGGAGAATATCTTTTTCAATTTCAGGGTTGTCATTTACTGCCCCGGCAGCGGCAAGGCAGAGAATGGGTCTGATTCGTTTCCCTCCGGCAAAAAGAGAATAGCGCATGGCATTGATATGGTCTCTGAACGGTTCTGTCGCCTGGAGCATGAACCTGTTCAGCCCATTCTCCACCAGCTGCTTTTTTTCACTCAGATATTGTTTTATTTCCACGTTCCGTTCCATCAAAGGGAATTGCTTCGAGTTTGCCGTCTTTTTCCAGAAGGAGTTCAATTTTTGCTCTGGCCTTTGTCAGCTGTTCACTGCAATAATCAGCCAGTTTAATCCCTTCATTAAATTTTTTCAAACTGGCATCAAGGCTTAATTCGCTGTCTTCAAGCTCGTCGGTTATCTGTTCAAGCCTTGCAAGGGCCGTTTCAAATGTTTTCTTTGCCATAACTGCTGTCGTCCAAAAAAAAGAGAGTTGAATCGGTTCTGTTTTCCGGCTAGAACTACCCGGGAAACAATGGGCGTAATCCGCAGGATTATGAAATATAACAGATAGTGGACGAATCGTACACGGAATAAAAAACCACTTTTAATTTGCCCTGTGATAAACAGGACGGTTGATCTTTTGTGGTAGTCATAAATGATAAAGCATATTGAACAGTTTACCCGGTGGCTGGCCACGGAAAAAGGATACTCACCTCATACGGTTTCCGGATACAGTCGGGATCTGCGCGAATTTGCCGCCCACTGCGGTGAAGAGACAAAGGTGAAATCGGTTACGGATACAGATATCCGTTCATTTGTGGTCAGCCTTCACGGTCGAAACAGCAGTGCTACCGTGGCCCGAAAACTCTCGGCCCTCCGTACATTTTTCAGATTTTTACTGCGTCGTAAAAGTATAAAAGATAATCCTCTGGCGGGAGTTGCCGGACCGAGGAGCGGAAAATCCATTCCGGTTTTTCTCACGGTAGACGAAACCTTTGCA
The DNA window shown above is from Desulfomarina profundi and carries:
- the dxs gene encoding 1-deoxy-D-xylulose-5-phosphate synthase → MLLSPQSYPAPLLDTINSPADIRSLSLDELNRLAGEIREIIVKTVSRNGGHLAPSLGVVELTLALHSVFDTPNDKLIWDVGHQSYAHKIITGRREIFSTLRQYKGISGFPKFKESEYDAFETGHSSTSISAALGITLAKHYKNSSNRAIAVIGDGSMTAGIAFEGLNQAGHLDKDLIVILNDNEMSISPNVGALSSFLSRKLSGKTMRRVKDHLVEKLQISDVGENILNILRKSEESFKSFFTPGMLFEAFKFDYIGPIDGHNIADLKETLETVRDNAQGPVLIHVLTQKGKGYEPAEKNPDIFHGLGPFDISSGKPHKTKDGPVTYTQVFGDTMVRLAEKDEKIVAISAAMVSGTGLTTFAKKFPDRLFDVGISEQHAVTFAAGLATEGIKPVVAIYSSFFQRAVDQIIHDICLPNLPVTLAIDRGGVVGDDGPSHHGVFDFSFLRYIPNLVIMAPKDEEELRHMLFTATQHNGPAAVRYPRGGGQNVNLSKHLQKLETGRGELLLEGEDLLLLPIGNRVYPALEAAEGLKKVGISAAVINPRFLKPLDEALICSWADKCGRVVTIEDNARQGGFGSAVLELLSRKGLYGIRTCNLGHPDFFVEHGPQKTLWKNSRIDPPSIIRAAIKLMNRN
- a CDS encoding exodeoxyribonuclease VII small subunit, whose protein sequence is MAKKTFETALARLEQITDELEDSELSLDASLKKFNEGIKLADYCSEQLTKARAKIELLLEKDGKLEAIPFDGTERGNKTISE
- a CDS encoding NAD-dependent epimerase; its protein translation is MKKIMITGAAGFIGTALSRKLIEGGAEVVGLDNLNDYYDPQLKRDRMAALVGGSDAFTHVNMELADRNAVEKLFSDHQFDAVVNLAAQAGVRYSLINPHSYVDTNIVGFVNVLEGCRHSGVKHFVYASSSSVYGANTRMPFSVHDNVDHPVSLYAASKKSNELMAHTYSHLFELPTTGLRFFTVYGPWGRPDMALFLFTKAILEDRPIDVFNHGNMERDFTYIDDIVEGVYRVIHKIPSSDPDWNGDNPDPASSYCPYRVYNIGNNNKEKLLRYIEVLEECLGKKAEKNFMDMQPGDVPATYANVDDLVADFDYKPATTLEYGIRKFVDWYKEYYNI